The Gambusia affinis linkage group LG09, SWU_Gaff_1.0, whole genome shotgun sequence DNA window GAAATCCGCTTCGACCCAGTGTCCGAGATTTCAATCTTGGGGGGCATGAATTTGGCAGGCTCCTCCACTTTTTGGCTGATCTGTGTGTTGGTGCCATCCATCGTAGAAGACTTCTGCAGACCGAAGTAGGACTGCAGGGAGAAGCCTGGAAGGAAGTGGAAGATTTTGATTAATAAACAGACCGTTCAAGCTTAAAAGaaagagttattttaaaatattggttGTTGCTGGAAACAAgcaattttctgttgttttccttttctttttttaaattaaatgtttactacATATAACACAGgttctgttttaatttagcttGCCAATTcacaatttctttatttcttgtaacTCATTACCAGGGCCTTCCTGTTTCCACGGGCAACAGTAAACAACCCATTTTATGCCTATGTACTTAAATCTTTCGCACCCACAAATGCAGGTGCGAATTGGGTAAACAGTTAGCAGATGCACTTTAGATTTTAATATCAGCAACAGACATTATGAGAAAGTAATATTAAGAACAATGATTATATAAACcgttaaatttaaataaataagaacactgaaaagcaattaaaatatttcttacatgaatatgtaataaaaaatataaatcgtGGCGTCTTATTTCATTTCCAACTCTCCTGTGGTCCTAAGAGATGGATCCATTAGACCCTGCGAGCTTTTACCCTGTGCTTTGTGCTTTtacaaggtttttattttcccatggTTTTGGGAACTGCCGGTCTGACTGGTTTATGTTGTTTCAGGtgctaaaactaaaacatataacCACCAGAGTCTGATGGCTTGTATAACATCACTGACTGTGTACAAATGAAGTATCTGTCATTCAATATCATTATCATAGTTAAATCATGATATCTCAAGAGCTAGCATCACAGTTAGAGCAACATTGTTCCCGTCCACGATGCAGGACAGCACATTTAAAGCTCCCACCTGTGCTGGTTTCAGAGCCTGGGTCCGTGGGGGACTTGTGGACCACAGACCGGGTTCCAAAGAAGTTCCACTTATCcagacctcctcctcctcctccttcgtTTCCTCCCATGTCTATGTTAAGGTCGGGTCTATTAGGCTCAGGTGCAGTAATATAATGGGTTGGACTCAGCTGGAACCAGTTCCTGGATCCCCACAAACcagaagtgtaaaaaaaaaaccccaccaaaaaacagtcaaacaaCACAGGCGCCatattcaaagcttttttttctactgttttaaTATTCAGCTTCAATCAGTCATGtataattgtgaaaataagcaatatgtttcacagaaaaacctCACCTGCGATTAACAGCTGGTGATGAGAGAGGGGTAACACTGGGGGTAACAGAGGGGGTGACTGAAGGCGTGCCACTTGGGGTCGATTGTGCAGATGTTGAAAGCCAGTCCTCCTTGAAGTCCCCCGGCATTCTCAACTTCTTCTCAGGAGagcaaataatatatatatttttttttttaaagaaagaaaaaaaaaccactcaATTAAACCTGCTGGTCTCTCAACAAGcctaaaaatttaaaagttataCATCTTTTCACAAGTTCAAATCAAGGATGTCAACAAGTTAGATGGAGGCGCAGCACTGATCCTATTTAGAAAGCAAACATTACTGAGTACATAATACAAAAGGCCGGAGGTGGTTTAACTGGGCACTCAGGTCAAAACTAGTGATAATGTGCGTCATAGTTCACTTGTTGTGATGTCAGGGGTGGGGCTAAAGGGAACATGACtgacatgaaaaagaaaacaataaaccacttgaaaaaattcaaacacaaagattaaaaaaaaatatggagcaAGTTCTTTATCAAGGTAATTCttttgaatccaacagaaaatattggaaaaagaTATGCCCTCAAAGTTACTTTGAATAATCACTGATTATTTAAAGCAACTGCACATTgcatttatctgatttttaatcAACTCATAtttaggcctgttgcaataataAATGAGTCGATTCATGCATGACAAATTAAACAAGCTTAATAATTTCCAACAATTTTGCCTACagttatatatacatatatataggcGTGATTACTGTCACATGTCCGTCCACCCAAATAGCACATGACCATCCCTCATGGTCAGTTTTGCTTTCAGAACAGCTATGTTAAAAACACTAATTACATCATGGTGCATCCATAGTTAATACCACACTAAACTTCAAAACAGCTGGAATCCTCTCAATATTTGATTCATTAATATCTAATACCATAAATATTGGTATTTATGGTTGCATATACTGAATGGCcagtagatttttattttttttcactgaataCACAGCTTATCCAAGATGCCAATGTCAGGATCCATTGGggtaaaattgtgaaaaagtggGGATCATGACATTGGCATCTTGGATAAGCTGTGtattcagtgaaaaaaaaaaatctgacattctCACCCAGAGATTGCCCACCACAGAGTCAGGACATTATTCCCCATTGAGATTTATAGGGATGTACTGGAGGCTTTTCTCATCATCAAAGCAAGATCTTGAGGTCAATGTAATGGAAAATTTTTATAATGTGCTCTTCACCTCTTTTGTGCTTTAGATTGAGTCTGTGTCTGCATGATCTTATCATGAGATTGATCAAGCTGCTCTCCTATAGACTTCTACAGTGCCATATAACAGCAGGGAATGTCCTTGATCCTGGAGACTATCTAGTGTTATTTCCCCAACCCAGAACTTATCTGTCCCCTTCAGCATTAAACAACGACCCCCATTACTTTAACAATAGACATATGGCAAGACCATCTGTGTCGGGCTCCACAGAATTCTTGGTACATAACAAACAGGGATTCACACCTATTGTCCAATCAAGTCTCTCTGACAGtcaaatgaaagaaacacaggatggaaataaatcttaTGTGACATTGCAGCAGCTTATAAAAACAACCAGAGTGTGAGACATTTATATGGTGGAGACTGTTTTGGCCAGGTAGTGTATATATGcttatattattaaatttatgACATCTAATTTTAGCTACacatattaataaatgtgttaGGACGGCTGCGTTTTCACTTTCCGTATGACTTACAATGCTGAAagtcagagaaaagaaatgcaaagttACATCCCATTATTTTCACCCAATAAAATAACATGATTTCGACCTTCATACGTTTTCTCTTATATAACAAATACATTAAGtttacataaacaataaaaggaGCACAAATGAtctccagaaaacattttaagggTAAATGCGAAACAGAAGCTAAACTAACCTTATACGTcttaatttttaacattatcAACTGGTGACTAATCTGCGTTGTTTTATGGTTTTGATGATGATAATTGATTTAAAAGCGTTTCTAAATATTTGGCCCACAATCAGGTCATAGTAACTGCTTGTAGGCGATCACATGAGCAATGGACGGACGGTTAACTATTGTTACAAAACTATGATTACTTAACCAACAAATATTCGTCTTTAATAAATCAATTTCGTCCATATGATTTATTGTGGCGTAACAAAATTAATCAGAGAAACGTCTGGATACAATACTCTGTTTTAGCATGTTAGCACTAGCACTGCTACGTAGCTCCCCAGTTTGCTATGCTCGTGGCCTCCTTTTGTAAGAACGTAGAATTCTAGAAATAAAGTAAAGCTAAATCAGGACCGACCTTTTTATGATGAGTTTTCTTTGACGCCGCAGTTCGATGGCTCTCTTCATTTTGTCCATAATTGCTCGTTTCGGTGTAGgattatttcttaaaaacacgACGATGTCAGTGTTATACACCGAAAACGGCGTTGTTTTGGGAGGAGCGCGATGATTGGCTCGTTTCGCTGAAAGAGGAGGCCTCGCCTCATATGAAGggtgttacctagcaacagcacTGATAAAGCATAGAACCCGTTGCGTAATTTGTTTATCAAGATGttgtttgctgttttgctcACTTTAACAGCATCATAGTATTTTTGCTGAACATTTAGTATATAATTTCgcaaaaaaagtatgtttttgaagAATATACGCATCAGTGCTCTTACAGAAAAGGGAGAATCCGTCTGTGTCAGGTGTTCTAGCAACAACTACAACAGTAAAAAACCAATGTGGATCTGGAACAAGTGATTTGACAGCTGGTAAGAAGGAATCTAgctgttaaaattaaacttgtaAACAGAACAATTCTGTCCAGAAAATCAACCACACAGTAACAGGCACTCTGTGAATGTCAACTGTTATCACTCATTTTTTTATGGATCTCCCAATACTCCAAAAATTAAAGATCAAAActtagtaaaacattttatttcccattGTTCTCAGCTACATCCTACTCGACTATCAACGCTTTCTGAatgttgaataaataacatgtttCCAAGTGAAATGTCTTATATAAGACAATTTATACCATGCTGCATTCAACTATAAAAGGTCCATTATTTTTCCTGCTACACCAATAAatataattgtattttaatgggGATTGATATAGCATaccaacacaaaattaaatcaaatctaCGCTTGATTTGCCTATGTCATCTCTATTAAGGCATTTTACTGTCCCTATAGGCATGGACAATTCTAGACCCTTACACAGTTTTACatgatcaattaattaattgggGTGCTGAACGTTCAACTTCAGGGATCCACAATTGGCTCTttgactcaaaataaaatattagcatgtttcttttgtgttttgtgacaACCAGATGAAAAAGCACTGACACCTCACACCCACCACCTGGTAAATATGCTCTAGAACTGCCACTGCCTGTAGGGAATTTTGTCTCAGACTTTAGAGCTGTTACAATAATTTCTTTGgcaacataattttatttgatgatgctgccacctccatgtCCTACTATGGTGATTGTGTACATGTAGGTGTACCAGACtttgtaaattgtatttttcaaagaaactgaaaactttatagCCTCATCTTTTAACTTCATGTTCATGCTTAAGTTCAGGGATGCCAAAGTACAGCCCTCAAGAGCTACAATCGTTCAGCCTTTGGATGGTTCCCCATAAATCAGATGACTGGGTTCTTTCTGGGAAAAGAACCCAGAAAGAACATCTATTGTTCTGCATCATTAGCAGCTCAATAGATGCCTGCTAATGAGTCCTTTATTTGATTCAGGGGTTTTAGCCAAGGCACACATCCTTTGCAAGATAATAGCCCTCGTGGACTGGACTTGACCACTCTGGCCTATTctaattcaaaaacattaaagcgtgttataatttgaaaaaaatatcaaaaactccAGAATTATGCATATGTTTGAAGAATTAATGATTCAGGCTTGGACTTGCAGTCAAGTAAGGAAATGCAATGCCTTATTTTACAGTAGTTCTGACACTGTTTCCATACAACTATGTGCAACAGCGCTACtgtattgaattatttttgctttttcagatTGATGTGGTGCTTAGGGATAAATACTGCTGCCCACATTTGTTCAAACTTACTGGCAATTTGCCATCAGATACTCTATGGAACTGGGTCTCTTCAGCAGTGAGGCCCTTGTGGGGGGAATAAACAGCCTCTGTCAGTCCTGCCTGGTGCTCAAACTTCTGAAGGTTTTCTTGGGATTG harbors:
- the kiaa1191 gene encoding putative monooxygenase p33MONOX translates to MATGQGDIPALESGMSGLCVALSSPAGIARHNINYDEHMDIPMHHPPADMTVNNFWKDPVIPRHRFRNKEVNENGDKKTCEASLPPKSPGPVVKAKATTLMSCLMSRQSQENLQKFEHQAGLTEAVYSPHKGLTAEETQFHRVSDGKLPKLRMPGDFKEDWLSTSAQSTPSGTPSVTPSVTPSVTPLSSPAVNRRNWFQLSPTHYITAPEPNRPDLNIDMGGNEGGGGGGLDKWNFFGTRSVVHKSPTDPGSETSTGFSLQSYFGLQKSSTMDGTNTQISQKVEEPAKFMPPKIEISDTGSKRISPRPHKLKPRDMNVLTPSGF